The region AGACTTTCAGAGGTAGTCCAGGAGGAACCTCTCTGCTGGACTCTACAGTGTGGGTGCCAAGCTCCCATTCTTGCCAGGAGACCCTGAGACCCTCAAGGCTCTGTACGTCAGAGAAGACAACTAGTCGTTTTGACATCTGAAGAAATGAGGGGATTGTACCCTAAAGACTTTGTCTAGCTCTTGGGTCCTAAAAGTGCTTCTGCAACCAGCTGATTATATGACCTTGGCCTGGTGAGGGCCCCAGATGTCTTTTCTTGGGCACATTCTGAACTATCTGTACTTACTGTACTCTTTGCTGTCCTGAACCATTTTCCAGACTCAAAGGGATAGAAAGCTGTTTATGGGCCATGATTCCACAGGAAGTACCTCAGATTTGGCCTCTTTCATTACCTCTATGATAGCAGAGAGTCCTAAACCTACTTCTGCTCAGATGTTGTGAGCTGTGACGATGTTTTTGGAAAGAAGCAATCAGATTTCTTTCCTGGAAGTAACAGGAATGCCTCATACCATATCCATCAACAAGATGGGTTCTCCTGGTCAAAGACCGTGGAACTTGCAGGGGGCTGTAAGGGGTGAGGAGACCCATCCTGAAGAGGAGTGGAGACTGGAGGAGATGAGGGAAATTGAAATGGTAGCGGTGAGTCCACATTCCCAGGTCCTGAAATCCTGGTTCCTACAGTTCTCTCTTAAATGTTACATGCCCCCTCCTCATCCTAATATCCTTTCCAGCAATACAAACTGATAACTTCCCTTTTGTGAACTGAGCCACTTTGATGTGTACTCCCAGTAAcagtgtgcgtgctaagtcagctcagtcatgtctgactctttgcgaccctatggactgtagcctaccaggctcctctgtccatggggattctgcaggcaagaatactgtaatgggctgccatgcccttctccaggggatctttctgaccctggcattgaacccaggtctcctgtattgcaggcaaattctttaccgtctgagccagcagggaagccggAGAGAAGCAGAGCTAGAGTTTAAACACACACAGCCTGTTTTCAGAATGTTCTGCCCCAGCATCATGCAGTGGGACTAAAAGCCATGGCAGACTTCTTTCCTTGACTTTCCTGGATCTTTCCCCAATGTCCACTCCTTTTCCCCCTTCACGCCCGCTTCCCGCCTTGTGCTCAGCATGTCTCCCGGGGATGCCGCTTCGATAGCCATGTTTATAGCTGTCTCAGGTGGTGCTCTAGCAGGGGCAAGTTTCCCGGGTGCACACCCCAGAAGATTCCACATCCCTCCATGCAGCAGGTGGGGTCAGACGCATGGCCATCTTCCAAGGTTGTTGAGTGTGGAGGGCCTGGGTCCTAGCCTCACCCCCAGGGGATTGCTTCTTACTGGTATAAAGCTGGAAGACAACAAACAAACCCCCAACTGCCAAGAAACCAGGAGAAGGAAGTCTTGCACAGCAGAGGAACACGTTTACTTGTCAGTTCATGGTTTCAGCTCTCAGCCCCTCGGTGGTGAACACGATGAGAAGGTGGAGGTAGCGGGCTGGGTGGCGCCCTTAGTGCCTCactctgggggtgggcagggcggTGGGCATTTAGGAGGACAGGGCTTGGCACACGGCTTAGGAGGGCAGGGCGGTGGGCATGGTGGAGGgctctttgggggtggggggcacggtGGGGGACATGGGGGGCACGGGGGGCACTTTGGTGGTGGGCACTTTGGTGGCTGGCACTTTTCAGAGCACCGCTGCAGCAGCCTCTTTAAACAGCTGGGCTGGCATTTCGTTTCACACTTCTGTTCACACCCGGGATCACATTGCTTGGGCTCATTCTTGGGTTCACTAGGTTTATTTTTATCATCACTCGACATTCCTTCTTGATTCTCTGAGCCCTGTAAAGAAATACATGACAGGTTGTTTGTGGGACACCATATTGCAAGGTGGGAGGGGTCCTCCTGCTCCTCACACATCCTGCCCTTTCCCATCCTTATTCTTAAGAAAGCCTTTCCTGGGACATGTTCAGGCTCTAGGCCAAATTCTTATCTAAGGGTTGTCTTCTTGTCGTTGCAGTGCATTAGTGACAGTGTTTCTTGATCTCGTCACCCTTACTttgctttctctgcatttatcCTTGTCTCCATTCCATAGCCCCTAGAGCAGGAGTTCTTAACCTAGGGTCCTGGGACCCTGCCCAAACCCAACATAGGAACCATACTTAATCACATATTTGCCAGTGTAATTGGTATCTTCCATAACCCCACgtgttttatttcattcatttaaaaactaaacactctccgacataaatcacagcaagatcctctatgacccacctcccagaatattggaaataaaagcaaaaataaacaaatgggacctaatgaaacttaaaagcttttgcacaacaaaggaaacaataagcaaggtgaaaagatagtcttcagaatgggagaaaataatagcaaatgaagcaacagacaaaggattaatctcaaagatatacaagcaactcctgcggctcaattccagaaaaataaatgacccaatcaaaaaatgggccaaagatctaaacagacatttctccaaagaagacatacagatggctaacaaacacatgaaaagatgctccacatcactcatcatcagagaaatgcaaatcaaaacctcaatgaggtaccattacacgccagtcagaatggctgctatccaaaagtctacaagcaataaatgctggagagggtgtggagaaagggaaccctcttacactgttggtgggaatgcaaactagtacagccactatggagaacagtgtggagattccttaaaaaaaactggaaatagaactgccatatgaccccgcAATCCCACTTATGGGcccacacaccgaggaaaccagaactgaaagagacatgtgcaccccaatgttcatcgcagcactgtttataatagccaggacatggaagcaacctagaatcccatcagaagaatggataaggaagctgtggtacatgtacaccatggaatattactcagcattaaaaagaatacatttgaatcagttctaatgagatggatgaaactggagcccattatacagagtgaagtaagccagaaagataaacaccaatacagtatactaaggcatatatatggaatttagaaagatggtaatgataaccctatatgcaaagcagaaaaagagacacagatgtacagaacaggctttgggactctgtgggagaaggtgagggtgggatgtttcgagagaacagcattgaaacatgtatttatctaggatgaaacagatcaccagcccaggttggatgcatgagacaagtgctcagggctggtgctctgggaagacccagagggatggaatggggagggaggcaggaggggagatcgagatggggaacacatgtaaatccatggctgattcatgtcaatgtatggcaaaaaccactacaatagggtaaagtaattagcctccaactaacaaaaataaatggaaaaaaaaaacacattgttCTGAGGAGTCCACATTTCTAAAGGCGTCCATGACATGACAATAGTGTTAAAGAACTCCTTTAAGAACACCTCCCAATCCCTCTGGAAATTGAATGGGAGGATATATTAGTGGCCTTAGTGGCCTAGGACACTTATTGCAATTCTATGTCCTGTCTAAGCCCTCAAAACCttaagaattgattttttttttttttttaatttgaggaatGAGGATGGAAAGAGTTGAATCCCTACCATGGCTGGGCTCCTACGGACCACTCTGGAAACTCCTCTCCTAGCTGATTAGAGTGAGGGAAGTAGttaaaagaagaggagataaACTGGGAAATTCTAATTTCTCTGAAAATATGAATGTCAGAGTCACAAAACGTGATTTTCAGGAGGAATTCCTTTTCCCCCTCTGTTAAATTTTGCCCTGAGCTAAGTCTTCCTCTATAGACTGTTTGACTTCTAGATATGGACAGAGCTCTTAAGTCTCTAACAATACTTGCAAGTTGGATCAACTTGGCACATCTTGGATTTCCTCTaacagtataaaaataaatttttaagtctacttttgttttaaaatcagtatGACTTTCTGAAGAGACAGATAATTACATTGAACTCCAAAATGGTTAAGAATCACTCTTGCAAATGAATTGTACCACTCTTACTACTGAGAATGAGAAGAAACTTTCACCCAAACATAGCCGTCATTTCAATCTTGTTCACTGTCTGGGGTGTGGGGGTCATCCCCCAGAAAGGAGAGGTGAAAGACGGGGCATTTCCAGTTGTTGACGTGCAACTCACCCCTTTGTGTTGTTACTGAACCTGACAAGTAGTCGAGTGAGGTGGATGTTATGGCTGTGCCCGGGAAGGTGTATTTTCcccctctggttcctctgcccagcTCTGAGGAAGCCGGAataggagagaaagagacagtcACTTGTGACCTCATTGCTACATCATCAAGTAGCGATTGTTGTATGACTCCAGAGCTCCCAGCTCAACTCAAGTCTTTGAACATGTGAATAGGCCATGATTAATATCTCCTTTGCTCTCTTGTCCTCTCCCCAACCCTCAAAATTTGTGCTGGTGAAGTCAGGCTATGGTGAAGGGTACTGAACTCTAGGGACAGGGACCCTTATTGTTGTTGGCGGCAGAAAAGCTCTTTTGGCAcctgctctctcttcctcccctagCCTCCCAAATTTTAACTCCTTTGAACTTGGCTGTTGTTTATCTTTCTAGCAGAGCTTCCCAGGACCTATCACAGCTATTTTGACTCTCCTGTCCTCCCTATGTTTTTAGGATGAGATTctgaaatctctcttttttttaattattaaaatctttttttattggagtgcagttgatttacaatgttgtgttactttctgctgcacagaaaagtgaatcagatatatggaaaaatatattcactctttttttgaaTCTTTTCCCATCTAGTTCATTACAGAGTaatgagtagatttccctgtgctgcTATACAGTTGGTCTTTGTTATctatttatacatagtagtatatatatgaacttatttacaaaacagaaattgagtcaaagatgtagaaaacaatcCTATGGTTACTagggaggaaaagggagaaggaataaattgggagcttGGGAGTACAGTTTTTAATTTGTAGTGATTTTACAAAATGCCCCCACATTTTGAAGTTGCATATCCTTCAGTTTTGAtgtcttaaaaatgttaaagttaTATATGGTAACtgttgaaaatatgaaaagagaaaaattgcaAAGTAATAATCACTTAAAAACACACCATTAAAACGTCACCATTGCTATCATTTCAATGAATGTATTTCCAAAGATTACATAATCTTTGTATTTGCAGATGATTTATGATGTCAAGAACTTCCCAgttggcttggtggtaaagaatctgcctgacaaagcAGAGGCTATAGGAGgtatggattctatccctgggttggagggtcccctggagtaggaattggcagcccactgcagtattcttgcttgaaaaattccatgaaatcTCTTTTTAAAGCTCCATGCTCCCTGGTTCCTATTCAAAGATTACCTTAGCACTTTTTCTCAGTGTCTCTTCCTAAAATTCACAATTTTCTggattctatgattttttttttttcatttgttcatttaaggtttatatatcatatattgttatattaacatttttttcgcccatttaaaagaatggaaattgTGACTCTACAGTAGTACTTTATAGTCTTAATGCTCCAGGAGATCTGAGTGTCGAGGAACTCCTCTGGAAGTCACTGTCGGTCCATCGTCCATCCTGACCTCTGGACGTCTGCTGCCCGCCCAACCTCCCTCCACTGGCGCTGCGCTTCCCCTGCTTAAATTTGCATCTGCTCCAGGTATTTGTAGGTTGGGTTTTCGTAGCCATGGTTCTGCATCTTGCTCAACGCGTGGCTATCCCTTGAAATCTAAGGTAAATCCTGCCTATTCTAAAGAAATTGAGTCTGATGCCCTTGACCAGTTCTGACCTGTTGGGTTAAGCCCAGTTCCAATGCTAGAGTGGAAAAGGTTGCTTCTaagaaattctttcctttttttttttctatttttttttccatttatttttttcaaagacctGGCCAGGGGGTCTTTGTAGTTGCAATACAGGTGTGTCTAGGGTAGTAATAGAATTAATAGGAAAGTCAACTAGGGCTCAGACACATAAGATGCCTCTTGACATTTACTGATGAATGGACTTCATCATTCACTGATGAATCATGAGTGATTTTTGGCTAAAATTGTGATATGATCATGCCTAAGGTGTTGAAAGATATTTCTGACAGCAAAATGTAGGGTGCATTGGGGAATGAAGTGGTGGAGTGAAAGCTGAACTAGAactaagaaatcagaaaaatttcCAAGTCTGAAGGAAGGCAGTGGTGGTGTGGAAGAAAGTGGGTGCCAATGAGACAAACATCATCAGAGAGGCAAATTTATGGGATCTGTTAGTGGAAAGttaagaagaaaattaagaaagaggACTCCCCGGTGCTCCCATTGTTAATGCGTgcagtgcgtgctcagtcgtgtttgactctttgtgactccatgagctgtagtctaccaggctcctctgtccatgggattctccatggcatgaaagctggagtgggctgccatacacttctccaggggaccttcccaactcagggatcaaacctgggtctcctgcattgcagacaatttctttaccactgagccaccagggaagttctattgTTAATGGGCAGTGAGGAAACATAAGAGGTTTGTGTTGGAAGAAAATGAGTTTGAATCTAAGAGTTTTGTGTTTGCAGTAGAACATCTTGAATGGTTATTGGAAAGATGGCTCTGACTCTTGTGCTGCTGGGCAGACCTGAGATCTTGAGTTCACTCTCATTCTTGAGTTCACTCAAGAGAGTGATGAGAGTGAGCTGGTCCAGAAAGAAAGGACCAGAGGAGAGAAGAGTAAAGATACTGGGAAGGATGGGGAGTTCCAGTGCAGGGTTTATTTGGTATTCACAGTGGACAAAGAATGTCATAAAACCCAAATGAACCTAAATGAAAGTCCAGGGTGGGCCAGAATTGAGCGCCCTGACCCTGGGATAATTGGTGTTTGATGTACTGTCTTGGTGCAGCCCAATCTTCATTTTCTTACCTCCATCATTTTGTTCAAGAGTTCTACCTCTTCAAAGCTATTGAAAAGCAGCTCTTACACCCATCTCAAGAGTCCTAGCTCCACCTGCTGTTCAGCTCTGGGCCAAAGCTAGCAAGTGGATGTAAGAGAAGCCAGTCATTTGTGACAGTGATGTGAGAAGACATAATGATTTCTCCTGGCTGTTGTCATCTTCcgctctctcctttctcctctctcctatTTCTTGCTTAAGAAATTACCACTAAATAAAAGCCTATCACTCACTGGATTATCAACTGGACATTTGTCCATCATCTTTTTAGTCTTTAAAACCTTTCTTTAAAGGGTTACATTTACTAATAGGTATCTGTTTATGTTCGGCTTAGAGTTTGGTTGGCAGCTAGCTAGCAGCAAGGCACTCCTGAGATGAAACACaaaacaggtttctttttttaattttaatttttaaaaatctttaattggaggataattgccttacaacattgtgttatttctgttgtacaacagtgtgaattagCTATTCTTGAGCTAattctctcttgagcctccctcccacctcacccccagcccacacctctaggtcatcacagagagaacagacttgttgaGTGGCTGGGTCTCAGAAGGAAAGAGGCTGGAAGGGGAAATGAGGGGGCATCAAAGTCCCCAGGTTAAGAGTGAGGACCTTGGATTCAGATCCTTGGGTTTAAGTCTTGCTTTCACCCTTTACTTAACAAATGATcgttatgtgtgtatatttagtcACTTCaattgcaaccctgtggactgaagcctgccaggctcctctgtccatggaattctccgggcaagaatactggagtgggtagccatgccctcatcctggggatctttccaacccagggattgaacctgcatcttctgagtcttctgcactgcaggcaaattctttactgctgagacatctGGGGAGCCCAAATGACACTTAGTAACTGGTTTAAACTTTTCAAGTTCCAGTTCCCTCAACAATAAAGTGTGAAAACAATAGCACCCATCTTAAGATAATATGTAACTTATACTGAGTGCTTATAACATACCAGGCATATTTCCAAGTGCAAAGCCTACACTGCCATCCATCATCCTGCCTCATAGTACTTGTAGGTTGTGAAAATTCAGTAAGGCTCTATGTATGAACAGCCCCCAATAAAAGTCTTCTATACATATgagttattatttttcagtgcACTCCTGGCTTTGTCATCACTTAGCTTGTTAGATCTCTCTTTGCCTCTGTCTCTGATCTTTCGCTTTCTCTTACCTCCTAATTTTGACTCTGAAATCCTGTTTCtacatattattttttcctgtctTCCAGCCAAAGTTCCTGGTGGTCTAATCTAGGAAGATTAGATATTTCAATATTAGCTGTTAATGGATGATTTCAGTTTTGAGGAAGGAGAGTTGATATAAATGTTAGTGATAAAAGACAATAGTTTAAACATTCACTAAGGCCAGAAAAATCAGGGGACCATTCAGTGGTTTCTCCTTGTGAACCTGCAGGCTGCATAGGTCTGGATATTGTACCAGGCCAGGgaaatcttttcttttccccaaactttaaacttttattttgtattggggtaaacccaaagaattgatgcttttgaactgtgatgctggagaagactcttgagagtcccttgcacagcaaggcaatcaaaccaaaatcctaaaggaaatagacactaaatattcattggaaggactgaggctgaagctgaagctccaatattttggccaacggatatgaagagctgactcatcggaaaagaccctgatgttgggaaaggttgagatcaaggaggggaaggggactacagaggatgagatggttggatggcatcactgactcaatggacttgagttgagtaaattctgggagatggtgatgaactgggaagcctggtgtgctgtagttcatgggatggcagagtcagacatggactAGTGACTGAAgaatagccgattaacaatgttgtggtagtttcaggtgagcagcaaaggggctcagtcatacatacacatgtatccattctcccacaaaacccctcccatccaggctggcacatagtaTCAAGCagagttctgtgtgctatacaataggtctttgttgttatccattttaaatacagcagtgtgcacatgaccttcccaactccctaactatccctctcTCTATCCCCTTTCCAGCAACCCTAGGTttgttttctgagtctgtgagtatctttctgttttgtaggtaagttcatttgcatcatttctttttggattccacatataagggatatcatacaatatttctctttctctgtctggcttacatAACTCAGTATGACACTGTCTGGGTTCACTCATTTTGCTATGTGTCAgaagtttttaattcatttggtTTCCCCCCTTCTGTTTTCTAGGTGAagtctctcttttcttccctgtcTTTTCCTGTCTCTCTGTGTGATTCTTACTGAATAAGCAGGACTCATAGGATAAAGTCAGAAAAGAACTCTACTCCTTCCCTTGGTGCCTCTGCAAATTCTCTCTGTGGGattgtctctttccttcctcttgggATGGAATCTCTAGCAGATGCCACTAACTCTTAGGATCCTGCTTAGACAATAAGGAATTCTCTGGTTCCTATtctaataaacaaaaatttacttatttatttatttggccgcagcaggtcttagttgcagtgtgcaggcttctctataGTTGCGGGGcacgggctcggtagttgtggctgatgggcttaattgccctgtggcatgtgggacctcacttccctgaacagggattgaacctgcgtcccctgcactgggaggcggattcttaaccactggaccaccagggaagtccctagacaaTCTTATTTCAGTAATCGGAAGGTGCATTTCCCAGAACattatatttccttctctttcccactTGGGACCAGAAAGGAGAGCATCTTCTCTGTTTCTCTATTCAGAgtttcccctccccttcctcacccACCTGGCCGCCTCTGGTTTCTGGGGGAGGGATTGcaaagggaaaagagaggggGGTGGGAAGTTTCTTATCTGACTGATACTGCTCTGCACTGACATAAGGGCTTTCTGCGTTTGGCAGGTGGTTAAGCTGACCTTTTCTCAGGTGGAAACTTGAATATGTTCTTCAGTCCCTTCTGTCACCTGCCTTGTTGAGGTTTTAACTGCAGCAATATTCAGTATTGGCAACCATACCTGCATCCCACTCCTACACACCCAAGGGTTGAGGAGTTCTCCTCCAGGTTCTTTCTGCTGGGATTTCGCCTGCAGGTGGCCCTCTTGGAGTGGATTTTACACAGCCCAGAGAGCCAGTTCTTCCTCTCCTGTGGCCTATGGGAAACACAATCTTCCCCTTTCATTGTGCATCAATTCCCAATggtgatttttatgtatttttgcttATACGTTGTGTATTAGGTGTGTATTAGTTGCACAACGTCTTCATGGACGTAGTTTGCTCTTTACCCAATTTGACTTTACTGCAGTATTTGACATTGttgtgtcctttctctctctctttaaaactcCATATCCCcttgaattgggcttcccaggtggctcagtggtaaagaatctgcctatcaatgcaggagatttgggtttgatccttgggtcggggagatacactggaggaggaaatggctacccactccagcattcttgcctgggaaatcctgtggacagaggagcctggtgggctacagtccttggggtggcaaagctgttggacacgacttagtgataaATGATAACAACCCCTTGGGTTCCTCTGTTACCTGGATGGTGTCCCATTTCTCTGGCCTCTTCCACTGTCCTCCTTCCATTAGGTGTACTTTGGTTCCTCAAACAGAATTCATCACCTTCTGCATCTTTTTTAACATGCTTCTCTTGTGTGCTCCAACCCTGTGAATAGCATCTCTCTTCACCAAGACCTGAAACCTGAGATCATCCTAGCCTCCTGCCTCCCACTCAACTGCACCGAATGTGCCACTGGAATCTGCCAGTTCTATTTCCCAAATCACAGGTCCTTGACCCAGGCTGGTGTTTGGGAGCCCAGTGAACACCTCTCTCACTGTTGCTGCCTTCATTGAGGTTGTCATTGTCACAGGTCTGCAAAGAGCCCAATTCAAATCTCTTCTGTTCAGTGTTGTATAATAATCTAAATATAATTCAaaggaagcctgcacacccttaGTTGTTCAGTAGCACCCTTGCCAATGAGCTTCACCATCTCAACTCAATGGGTCTTCCTCTAGGAAGGAGGCTGAAGAACTGAGGGTAGAACTCATTTTGGAGATTCATCCGATGGAGGCTCCCAGGAGGAAGGAGTTCCAAGTCATTTCCCTGTGTCTTTTTTCCTTGGATAAGACAGTACTCTCTTTCTCGTAACTTCTGCCATTCCCTATCCCTCTAAACTCACCCATCTACACCACAGTGGTCTGGGCATTAACTGAGCAAAAGTCAGTGTTCTTCagtgatattatttttaatggttcaAACAGAGAGGCTGGGTCATGAGTTAGCAGGATTGGGGGGTGGAGGCTGCAGTGTCAATCCTGGAAAGAGCCTAACTAGCAATAAGAGATGGGGTGTGCACAGTGGGGAAGAAAAGTGGCTTCAACAACTTCTTTGTGGCATGGAGGAGAGGTGCGTGGATTCtgatatgactttttttttttaagtttatttttacctggaggataatcactttacacgttgtgttggtttctgccatacaacagcatgaatcagccatgggtatacatatgtcctctccttcctgaaacgctctcctgcctcccaccccatcctacccttctacattgtcacagagcaccagattgagCTCCCTGAAtcatgcagcagcttcccattagctatctactttacatatggtaatgcatgtatttcaatgctactctctcgatttgtctcaccctctcctgccctcaccatgtccataagcctgttctctatgtctgagtctctgttcctaccctgcaagtaggttcaccagtacaatttttctagattccgtatatatgcattcatatatgatattcgtttttctctttctgattttactctgtataacaggctctaggttcatccacctcattagaactgactcaaaagcattcctctttatggctgagtaatattccattgcgtatatGTATCACGACTTCTTTACCTATTCATCTGtaggtggacatctaggttgcttccatgtcctggctattgtaaatagtgctgcaatgaacattgagggtacatgtatctttttcaattatgtttttctcagggtatatgcccagtactgggattgctgagtcatatggtagtcttattcctagtttttaaaggaatctccatactgttctctgtagtaactggatcaatttgcatttccaccaacagtgcaagagggttcccttttctccacactctctctgtcacttattgtttgtagattttttgataatggtcattctgactgatgtgcggtgatatctcattgtaattttaaaatcatttgggagaattctgtttttgtttttttttttctgtaggaaaTTTGAAGGAAAGCTCATGTTTCCTTCCCTTTGTAGGACTTTTCTTTGGCCTCCAGAGGTGAAAGCTGCTGGTAAGAGACAGAGAGCACTGTGGGTAGAGGGCGTAGCCACAGGGGAATGGCAGTATTCTACCCGCTAAGGTGATGGTACTAGAGAATCGCGTGcctgcccaggctcccaggagctcgCTGAGAACACAT is a window of Muntiacus reevesi chromosome 1, mMunRee1.1, whole genome shotgun sequence DNA encoding:
- the LELP1 gene encoding late cornified envelope-like proline-rich protein 1, with product MSSDDKNKPSEPKNEPKQCDPGCEQKCETKCQPSCLKRLLQRCSEKCQPPKCPPPKCPPCPPCPPPCPPPPKSPPPCPPPCPPKPCAKPCPPKCPPPCPPPE